The Telopea speciosissima isolate NSW1024214 ecotype Mountain lineage chromosome 11, Tspe_v1, whole genome shotgun sequence genome includes the window caaatcacccctccttactggggtgtcCCCAACTCTCTGTTAAACATGGacataccacctcaaatgacattctcggagcttttTATACTCAGTAAGATACTCAAAATGTTGTTCCAAGCCCAAGATCCTTTGTTGTGTTGTTGGGATTAGTCGAGAAAGAACTTTTTTAGGAAAGCTTTGCCTTTAAAATAGAGGCCTGAAGGTTTGATAGATTAAGTAAAAACAATTGTCAACCAAGTTTCAACAAAAAAGCCTTATTGTGTGTAAAGCTCTCTTATGCTTAAACCTTCCATAGCCTTATGTTGGCAAATTTTTAACCAAGATATCAAACATAATTTATcactttaagactttaaaacTCCTCTCTACAAATGTGCATTAATGTCATCTAGAtgatttatgaaaacaaaatgtCATCTAGATGTTTGCAAACCTTGAGAGGGAAATGAAAATAAGATATCGAATATGATGGAATTGAGTACAAAATTGATGGAAATTGTCCTTCTTGCTTAAGATAAATGATTGATTTTCCATCTATCCAAGCGGCTCTTGATTCCAATTAATTATCAAAAGTATGTTTCATCACATTCATGTCTACATGTTTTGCTGCCACCACCAAACATATCAtgtttaaaattcaaatttttacactcaggcagtgtttggtatgcattcttagtcgatttcgcattctcggatgttaaaaatagttgtttttatcatccaagaatacgaaatcaacctaaaatgcataccaaacacagcattaatttcacacataaacaTGACATCAagtttgtattttcttttttaggtttttgggtGAGGGGAAATTGATCCCTCCCTCATTCCAACTAACTACAATCATAAGGATTGACAAGATTCCTCACCTGCAAGGCAAAACGCTTATTAAGGAAATGTAAGTAAAATGAAATAGCAAGAAAGACAGTaatgaaaacataaaataaattctaaacTGAAAAGAGTTTGATGCAGGATTGTACCTGATACCGACTCGGTGTAGCCTCTCTAATCGCCACGCCCACACCACAATCTTCACTTACGCGTATTTTGCGCTGCTTCGATCTTCAGTGAAGTTTGGCGGAACCCTAATTTCATTTTCATCTTACATACTCAGGCTTTCATGTGCTCTTATAAACCTTTTGAGTCCCTTGATAATGCTAGTAGGTCTCTAGAGAAATATCGAAAAATGCTCCTAAGAGTAAGGAAGACCTATCTCTTGTACAAGGAGTAAAACCTGATTCCTCTTCTGATTCATGATTCAAACTCTTTCTGTACAAGGAGGAAAACCCATCTCTGATCAGTTCATTTGATAGTTTTAAGGGAGTGCGTATATGCTCTGCTGCATTCCAAACCTTCTTCTTGAAAAACATTCTTCCGAGAAGAGATGAAGAATATGATCTTGGAACTACCCAAGAGTAGTTCTCCAATACTTCATCCCTACCACTTGATTAAAAAAACCAAACTCCACAGAGAAGTTCCCCCTTTCTTATGTAATGATCTGCTTAGCTGCTCGTCTTCCACAGAGAAACTAAATGCTCCTTAAGAGAGAGCATATCAGGTTTAGAAAAGAACTAAGACTCCCTCTTTTTTAAGAAAACGTTTTATTTGCTTGAAAGAATTGACAAGTTGAAAAGGACAAAAGGATCTAGCCCACTAATTTTAATGAACCCATTAATAAGCTTAATCTAAAATCTCTACAATCAATCCTCAGAACAAGACTTTGGAGATGGTTATCTTGACTTCAGTCTTCCCCCATTGAAATGGTCAACATGATCTCAAAGATCAAATTGTGTGAATATCAAACTCAAGATTCTAGGTTTTGCTCCCTATCAAGAACTGTCTGAACTGATCGACATGATTCTGATGACTGAACAACTGAGGAATGTTTCAGTAAAATTCTCAAAAATGAGAACTTGCGAAGATGTACGTTTGTGCAACAAGATAAGCCTAATTTGGAGCTTGAAAGTGGAAACTTTAAGAATACAGTAAGTTTTCAATgtccaattctctctctctcttctctaattTACATTATTATACATGTCAACAGCTACCATACAAGTGCTTGGTTCTAACAACCATTTCATGGTGTGATAAgtgaaaacaaacaaaatcacAACAAAAATATTTAGTTGTTCAGTCATCAGAGGATCTCCCTTCATTTACTGTGAATCTTCTTGTTATTGAACAAAAACTGGAAGTATCTTGAAGCTGGATACGGGTAACCTAAAAAGCGAAAAAGATTATGGCAACCCTTTTTTCCAACATCTGTATCTCCTTGTGAACTTAACTGACTCAAATAAGTTTTCCCTTCATAAATGAAACAAACCTGCTGCCACAAAAGCACACTTAACCCAATCTCCACGGATAGACTTGCAATGAAGAGATAAACAAGGATAAGCCCCCTCGCAGATAGAACTACCGCAGAGTCGATGAAAGCAATAACAATTTCCTTCAGCAGTCTCATAGCCACATCTGTGCTGGACCCTGAGAAACTATGACGAGTCCTGTATGCCAATGGAGGCCAAAGATGAAACCCTACATATGCAGACATTATGGAAACATACACTGTACTGATTACTGCTGAGAACAGAAAAGCAATGAAGTAACGGTGATTTGCAGCACCGACACAGTTCCCAATCTGCAAGTAGAATAAGAAAACAACGTTAAACCAAATAGGGCAAGAGAAGAATGACCAAATCAGGGGTGTTTATCACATGGTTAGGAAAATCATCAAGTCCAACAAGAGCATCAATTTAAGCACCCTAACATACAAAAATGAATGGAAATAGTTTCATATGCCTAATGGCATAGTTGTGTCGGAAAATATAGGTTGAGGATACAAACATCAAGACTCTGAAACTCAGCAAAGAATCTCGTGAGTTGTGAATGAGAAATAGCCTTAAACAAGTTTTAGCACAGTAAGAATTTGGAAGATAGGGTGTGTTTGTTTGCAaccacaattttttttggggggagatAGTTAGGCCCCAAGGTTTTGCAACCACATTGGTTAcaaaagaagttgtaacctcattctttttatccttttagaacaGTGTGGAACCTCTTGGACTTAAGGTAGATTACataatttttttggataattaaCAGTCGAAATTTTATTGAATCAGAAAATGGGAACAGTACAAAGCCACCAGGTTCCcctaaaaacaaatgaaattacAGCAGAACATAATCCCCAATCCATGAAGTTACACAATAACCTCTATCCTGGTAAATAAAAAGAATGCCCTGACCACAATCCCCCTCAAAAAGGCACCTTGCTTAGCAAGCTCATCTGCAATGATTTCTGAGCCATGCTATAGTGCATACTGAATCCATTTCAACTACAATGCCATGGAAGAAAAAGCTCAATGCTTATTGGAATGTTGGATATGTTCAAATTTTCCAGCTACAAGGTGtcgacaacgtggatccttgccctccaataggctctatcagactgaggtcatacttggcacaagacctagactatgcatgtcattcttcacaacctcacttatggtcattttaggcctgcccctaactcttttagctcATTCAATCGGAATctgatcactcctccttactggggcgtccccaggcctccgttgcacatggtcAAACCACCAAGCATAAACTGAACAAGTTCTAGCAAATGCATAATATTCCATTCCATAAAACTGGttttaagaaaaaattattATGGCATATGTAACCCATTTGTGAATCCTCTTTAGACAACTATTCACTTAAACTTATTCAAAGACATTTAATAGCTGtcttatttaaaaaatgatcaaCTTCTAAAGAACAACTTATCCTGTGTAGAACATATTATTGGACATCTGACTCATCTAATCTACTGTAGATAGACTATATCTAACCCCAGACCATAACTAAATTAAAGAATTGATCAATTCACACAATTTACCTTCTTTGATAAATAAACAGAAGTGCAAATAAACCCAACAACTTAAGATTTAATTCCACATTGACTTATCCATTCGAAGCATCACTGAGCCTTCTTATAGATCAGAAGCCACAGTTCGTCTCTAGCAAGTGTCGGCATCATACACTGCAACCCACCACTGCTGACAGCATCTAACTGTTTTAAGACTTTCCCTTTATGGATAACCACCTTATTCTTGGAAAAGTTAATTCTTAAACAACTAATAGCAGACGGTGcaccaaataaaaaggaagacTTTTATGGTAGGCTTTGGTACTTTATATATGATTACGGTAACTAAAAATTAGTCTGCATTATGCTAAGAAGATCAACAGCTGAAGCTACTTACAACATAGGAGACTGATGAGAGCTGTAGAGTAAAAAAGATCATCACATGGCCTTCATTGGCTTAGAAAAACCGCCAATGATAGAGTACCTACAAAGATCATCTGCAGTGTTTTACAGAAGAATAATGTTGCAGCTAGATTTATTGATATAATTAAGGGTATGTATGATGGGGTAGGAACTAGTTTCGTGAGCAGATCATTGTCTGGGCAGCGCCCACCAAGCAAAGCTTTCTTGAAGGATCCAATTTTACTGCTCTGTGGGCCCCAGGGCAAAGATTTTTTCTGGAGGAGAAGTTTCTATAATTACGGAGGGAAAACAGACGAGTTCCCAATTATGTATGTTTACATCAAATATCAGCTCAAAGGCCATGTGACTTTGCATTAGTAATAGATGAATTGACTACACATTCACTGACAATATAGTTTAGGTTACTGAAATGGAAGAAGAGGTTAATGCCAAATTGGAATCATGGACAAGTTCATTGCAGCCAACAGGTTTTATAATAAGCAAGACAAAAACATAAAACATGGAACATAACTTTACCAAAAGTCGGACAAAAATGAAGTAATTAGGATAGATGGTAGAAAAACATTAGAGTAAtggttttataaataaaggagaaattgaagaaaatgtTGGTCATAGAATAAGAGCAGGTGGTGAAGAGGATAGGTGCTTCTGACGTATTATATGTATATGATATTATGATAGGTGCATCCCACTCCAACTATAAGGTCGGCATGTAAAGATGGATAAGTGAAAAactgtaaaaaaaaatcaattaagaaatgaaaaaaaaaaaaaacaaagagagagatgactCAATAGGAGAATTGTTGGAAGTGTTTGAAGTGGAATGGCCATTTGTAGTGATTCCAAAGGCCATTAATTGAACCaataaggagtgatatgatgcCGCTTAAAGGAGTTAAAAGGCCAAAGGGTACGGAGAAAATTACTTGGGAATTAGTAGTGAGAAAAGAACtgagtggatttgggttgaGAACAGACATTGCTTTAGATAGAGTTGAATGACAAAACAAAATCAGCATAGCAAACCCTATATAGTTGGAAACATGCTTGGTTAGTTGAGTACCTAATCAAAGTAGAAGGTTTTTTCCCTTGGAAGCTTAAAGCACATCATATTTCTTATATTCAAGGACGTCtaaacaactcaactcaactcagccttatcccaactaaaaggagtcagctacatggatacttaccctccaatcagctctattcaaagccatacttgttacaaggcctaagctatgcatgtctttcctcatcacttctcccccagtcattttaggtctacccctggCTCTCtcagttccttcaatctgaatcaaccactcctccatactggagcatctaaaggcctccattgtacatggccatgccacctcaaacaactttctcacagtttatcatgtatcggagctactcacaaatcagctctaatttgttcattactttttatccttcctaattgTACCACACATCtaatctcaacatcctcatctcagctactcccaaaccagctctaatttgttcattacTTATTTAATCCTTCCTAATTTTACCAAACatctatctcaacatcctcatctcagctacactgagtttatccaTATGATATTTCTTAACTGCCAAACATCCTGCACTATACaacatagccggtcgtatgactgtcctataaaattttcctttaactttaaaggaatacattatacatcaatcacacaacactctggagtctggacgcacctctccacttcatccatcctattttaattctttgtgtaacatcatcctctattttaTCCAAGGAAATCTAACAATCCTTGCAAACTTGTTTCAGGACTATTTAAATTTCAGACATTTCAAAGCATGTAATGGGAATAAAATATTTCatactaaaaagaaaagaaatgtaattTCAACAATTATTTTGTTGTTCTCAGAATCTTTTTAATATCATTTAAGACGATTAAAATAATTATAAGGTGTTGAGGACTTACAAATGGACAGTGGTGATCCATGTCCAATATACACATCCCACACGAACGACAGTGATGAGTTTGTGGAGACTTGGGCTTTGCGCAATAAAGACAAAAGGTATAGTTCTCAAGGTCATCTTTGCCCACAGCAGGATAGCTACCCCAAGGTATGTTTGGTGAAGTCCCAGCACAGCGAAATGCCGCAAGGCTGAAAGTAGAAATAGTACTTGTTGATAAAACCAATGTAATGATAGAGTGGGAAACTCCACAGAAGTAACTCATGGAGAAAACAACCGGGTAAATGGCCCAGGCTCCACCACCTGCAATTGTCCAGGAAATATATATCGGAGGCAGCAGAATAGGATCTTATGTAGAACACAGATTATAATAGTGAAGTAAcacaaaataaaaggaaaactaCACTCAAAATGCAGTACAAAATTATTACTTGAATTGGTGAGATTGGTCCTTCAAAGTCTTCTAAACCTTCTTGTTTTTATGAAGAAAAGTGTTCTACAATATCTAAGCATCAAAGATATAATTTTACcacctaaaataatcattttactGCAATTATTTGCCCTAGTCATGGTCACGTTAAATTGAGCAGAAATATTTTCTAGTACCAGTGGTGGAGGAAAGAGGAATTATTCCTCATGAtggaggaaaccttttcatGGTTTGTTCACACTTGTATGGTTCTTTTACAAAGTCTTCAGCAGAGAATTTTTCCTAGGAGATGGTTTCCCATATGCATTTCTTTGAATCAGTCCTTGGTAGACAATAAATCTGACTCAACAAATATTTTCAATTCTTATATTAAGGCAGACTCAATCTTAGGCTTCGTGGTATGATTGTGGAGAGATTCGGGATCTCTTGGAGAAGGTGAACGATAGGAAGTATAATGTTTTATTATGAATGCAAAAGAAAGGGTTGATGATACTTTAGCAACTGGAACTTTGTCAACCATGGTATCTTCTACATTCTGAGCTGCTCTGTTTGGTGATAGACTTGGGTTTCCTTCTTATAGATTGGTTCCTTACTAAAGTTGGTAGCATTCTTGGTTTCTTGTAAGCAAGGATTGCACCCTCCACTTAGGttgtaatttttctatttacCATGGAATATTCTGAGGGTGTGCCTAGGGTCCTGTTTTGTTCTGGGTTTAAAAGAGGGGGGGTAATTAGTACTTTCAAAGTAACCTTTTAaggaaaacacaaacaaatgtgaaacaaaagaaaatactcAATTTTGATAACCTTTATAATGAAATCATTCCCTCCACAGGGTCTAAACTCATCTAACATCTTCATTTCAGGCGCAACAGGTTATATGTGGCCACAAAAGCTGTCACGGTGCCAAGGCAAGTCTCAGTAATGGCCAGGCACCTTGCTGCCTAGGCATGCGTAGGTGATCAAGGCATGTACATACAAATGGGGAGGTATACAGGTAAACATAGGATATCTTCCTTTCAAGTTGTAAGGGAGAGGCTCATAtataacataaataaatatatatattattttcttacAAATATAGAGGGATACAACAAcagctcagccttatcccaactaaatggggtcggctacatggatccccTACCCTTccatcagctctattcaaaacCATACATGATATAAggcctaagttatgcatgtctttcctcaccacttctcccagagtaattttaggtctgcccctggctcttttagctccttcaatctgaatcaaatcactcctccgtccTAGAGCATCTAAAGCCCTCTGTtgtacatggccatgccacctcaaacgactttctcgcaGTTTATCATGTAtaggagctactcccaaatcagctctaatttgatcattccttacttctCCCAGAGGAGCCCATATATTGTTTGATGGTAAACCGAGAAAGAAGGGAAGTGCTAGTTGGTGGAATCTGGAAGGATTCAGGCCTGCAATTCCATCGCCGGAGTTGCAAAGGTTCAAGGGGGCTCTGCCTTGAGGAGAGAACCTGCAAGAGAAAGGCATGTGATGGAGTTGCAGAGGTACAATGGGGCTCTGCTATAGAGATCCAAGAGcaagacagagagagtgagcAGTGacaaaatcagagagagagatagatgcTGAGAGAGGACCTCCCGGTAGCTGTCACCGTCGCTGCTGTAAGGTGTTCTATGTCACCATTGCTGCAGTGAGGTTGTTTCAGTCCAGCACACAAGCACTgggttgggagttgggagaAAGAAGCTGTGTCAAAGAGGAGGTATTTGATTTTTTCAGAACAGAGAAATGACCATTCTAGCCCAATACAAGCCACGTGCTCATTAAACATGACGCATGAAGGCAGGAATAGTTTCTCAGAAATTTCAGAATGGGAATAGGGTCCAAGAAACGACAAAATGCCTATTTCTGGG containing:
- the LOC122646840 gene encoding protein S-acyltransferase 11 isoform X2, with translation MHGNMNIRAFSGDVCETGGGAWAIYPVVFSMSYFCGVSHSIITLVLSTSTISTFSLAAFRCAGTSPNIPWGSYPAVGKDDLENYTFCLYCAKPKSPQTHHCRSCGMCILDMDHHCPFIGNCVGAANHRYFIAFLFSAVISTVYVSIMSAYVGFHLWPPLAYRTRHSFSGSSTDVAMRLLKEIVIAFIDSAVVLSARGLILVYLFIASLSVEIGLSVLLWQQVCFIYEGKTYLSQLSSQGDTDVGKKGCHNLFRFLGYPYPASRYFQFLFNNKKIHSK
- the LOC122646840 gene encoding protein S-acyltransferase 11 isoform X1, translating into MYEMVQEEHYVTTILEEDQALICWGCGLRLILPCYTHIFKCGWCGAVTNKNARKHEHQGFQWRRLRDRCFVSILILFMLFVICGGAWAIYPVVFSMSYFCGVSHSIITLVLSTSTISTFSLAAFRCAGTSPNIPWGSYPAVGKDDLENYTFCLYCAKPKSPQTHHCRSCGMCILDMDHHCPFIGNCVGAANHRYFIAFLFSAVISTVYVSIMSAYVGFHLWPPLAYRTRHSFSGSSTDVAMRLLKEIVIAFIDSAVVLSARGLILVYLFIASLSVEIGLSVLLWQQVCFIYEGKTYLSQLSSQGDTDVGKKGCHNLFRFLGYPYPASRYFQFLFNNKKIHSK